One Hypanus sabinus isolate sHypSab1 chromosome 4, sHypSab1.hap1, whole genome shotgun sequence genomic region harbors:
- the rprma gene encoding protein reprimo A — protein MNSTLVNQTASLLYSNRTDSLDSILRCCSGNYSSVVTDDGFVLAAPDERNLYIMRIVQIAVMCVLSLTVVFGIFFLGCNLLIKSEGMINFLVKDRRPSKEVEAVIVGPY, from the coding sequence ATGAATTCGACGCTGGTGAATCAAACTGCCAGTCTTCTGTACTCTAACCGCACCGATTCACTGGACTCGATCCTTAGGTGCTGCAGCGGGAACTACTCCTCGGTGGTGACCGACGACGGCTTCGTACTGGCCGCTCCCGACGAGAGGAACCTTTACATCATGAGAATTGTCCAGATCGCTGTGATGTGTGTCCTATCTCTCACTGTCGTTTTCGGGATATTTTTTCTTGGCTGTAATTTGCTGATCAAATCGGAAGGTATGATTAACTTTCTAGTCAAGGACAGGAGACCCTCCAAAGAGGTAGAAGCTGTAATTGTCGGTCCATATTAA